In the Agromyces flavus genome, CTCCCGCTGCCGCCCTCGGCTCAGGCGACCGCGCCACGGTCGACCAGCTCCCTGGCGAGCTGCCGATACGCCCGCGAAGCCGGGTGGTCGGGCGCGAACTCGGTGATGGGCGTCGCGGCCACCGTGGCGTCGGGGAACTTCACGGTGCGAGTGATCACCGTCTCGAGCACCTTGTCGCCGAACGCGTCGACCACCCGCTCGAGCACCTCGCGCGAGTGCAGCGTGCGCGCGTCGTACATCGTCGCGAGGATGCCGTCGAGCGTGATCGCGGGGTTGAGCCGGTCGCGCACCTTGTCGATCGTCTCGATGAGCAGCGCGACGCCGCGCAGGGCGAAGTACTCGCACTCGAGCGGAATGACCACGCCGTGGCTCGCCGTGAGCGCGTTCACGGTGAGCAGCCCGAGCGAGGGCTGGCAGTCGATGAGGATCACGTCGTAGTCGCCGGAGACCTTGCGCAGCACGCTGCCGAGGATCTGCTCGCGGGCGACCTCGGTGACGAGGTGGACTTCGGCGGCCGACAGGTCGATGTTCGCCGGGATCACGTCGAGGCCCTCGACGTTCGTCCTCTGGATCGCGTCGGCCGGCGTGATGTTGCGCGAGAGGAGCAGGTCGTAGATCGTCGGCACGTCGTGGGTCTGCACTCCCAGCCCGGCCGAGAGCGCACCCTGCGGGTCGAAGTCGACGGCGAGCACGCGGCGGCCGTAGTCGGCGAGTGCCGCGCCGAGGTTGATCGTCGTCGTGGTCTTGCCGACGCCGCCCTTCTGGTTGCACAGCG is a window encoding:
- a CDS encoding ParA family protein — translated: MYDPADGTATLESDLGPTGRPAREFPEPPELRSHGPARIIALCNQKGGVGKTTTTINLGAALADYGRRVLAVDFDPQGALSAGLGVQTHDVPTIYDLLLSRNITPADAIQRTNVEGLDVIPANIDLSAAEVHLVTEVAREQILGSVLRKVSGDYDVILIDCQPSLGLLTVNALTASHGVVIPLECEYFALRGVALLIETIDKVRDRLNPAITLDGILATMYDARTLHSREVLERVVDAFGDKVLETVITRTVKFPDATVAATPITEFAPDHPASRAYRQLARELVDRGAVA